A window of Sulfurimonas gotlandica GD1 contains these coding sequences:
- the ilvA gene encoding threonine ammonia-lyase has translation MLDINKIYEARERIKDVIVNTPFSYAPYLSEMTSCEVYLKKENLQITGAFKIRGAYNKIASLTDAQRACGVVAASAGNHAQGVALSASKFKIRAVIVMPESTPLTKIDGVKYYGAEVILAGANYDEAYAYALTYGEENSLTFVHPFEDEEVMAGQGTLALDILDSCQDLDAVVIPVGGGGLIAGMATAIKSINPSIEVIGVSAKGAPAFKNSYELKKAVDSLSVRTIADGIAVRDTSEITLKYALESVDNIISVDDEEIASAILFLLEKQKLVVEGAGAASVAAILHNKLGHLRGKKVALVLSGGNMDVTLLSVIIEKGLLKSGRKMKVTVTLIDKPGSLMRFTELLKELNANIVHIAYDRTSISLDYGDANVTVHMETKGEAHQQEIKDVLKNEGYLRDN, from the coding sequence TTGTTAGATATAAATAAAATTTACGAAGCACGAGAGCGTATAAAAGATGTCATAGTTAATACACCTTTCTCGTACGCACCATATTTAAGTGAAATGACATCTTGTGAGGTTTATCTTAAAAAAGAGAATCTTCAAATTACAGGTGCTTTTAAAATAAGAGGTGCATATAACAAAATAGCATCTCTAACAGATGCTCAAAGAGCTTGCGGTGTAGTAGCAGCAAGTGCCGGGAATCACGCTCAGGGAGTTGCTCTTTCTGCTTCAAAGTTCAAGATACGTGCAGTAATCGTAATGCCTGAGTCAACACCACTTACAAAAATTGATGGTGTTAAGTATTACGGTGCAGAAGTTATCTTAGCCGGTGCAAATTATGATGAAGCTTATGCTTATGCACTTACGTACGGAGAAGAAAACTCTTTAACTTTTGTTCATCCATTTGAAGATGAAGAAGTTATGGCAGGTCAGGGTACTTTAGCTCTTGATATTTTAGATAGTTGCCAAGATCTAGATGCTGTAGTTATTCCAGTAGGTGGCGGTGGTCTTATTGCCGGAATGGCAACAGCTATAAAAAGTATAAATCCCAGTATTGAGGTAATTGGTGTTAGTGCTAAAGGTGCACCTGCTTTTAAAAACTCTTATGAACTTAAAAAAGCAGTTGATAGTCTGAGTGTAAGAACAATTGCTGATGGTATTGCAGTCCGTGATACTTCTGAGATAACTCTAAAGTATGCCCTAGAGAGCGTAGATAATATTATTAGTGTTGATGATGAAGAGATAGCAAGCGCAATTTTATTTCTTTTAGAGAAACAAAAACTTGTTGTAGAGGGTGCTGGAGCAGCATCTGTAGCTGCAATACTTCATAATAAATTAGGTCATCTTAGAGGTAAAAAAGTTGCACTTGTCCTTAGTGGCGGGAATATGGATGTAACTCTGCTTTCTGTAATCATTGAAAAGGGTCTTTTAAAATCTGGTAGAAAAATGAAAGTAACAGTTACTTTAATAGATAAACCAGGTTCACTTATGAGATTTACAGAGCTACTTAAAGAGTTAAATGCAAATATAGTACACATTGCTTACGATAGAACTTCTATCTCTCTAGATTATGGTGATGCTAACGTGACTGTGCACATGGAAACAAAAGGTGAAGCGCATCAGCAAGAAATTAAAGATGTTCTTAAAAATGAAGGTTATTTGAGAGATAATTAA
- a CDS encoding CoA-binding protein: MECEFPSVNSNKQEIKEIFQEVKTIAVLGLSPDPEKPSYRVAKYLQGEGFRIVPVYPKEDTILGEKVYRSLAEIPFPIDMVDIFRAAKALDAVADACIARGDVKVFWAQKEIVNNVAAQKAKDAGMKAVQNMCTMIEHEALKG; this comes from the coding sequence ATGGAATGCGAATTTCCTTCAGTTAATTCAAACAAACAAGAGATAAAAGAAATTTTTCAAGAGGTTAAGACTATTGCTGTTTTAGGTTTATCACCAGATCCTGAAAAACCAAGTTATAGAGTTGCTAAATATTTACAAGGAGAGGGTTTTAGAATAGTTCCTGTATATCCTAAAGAAGATACTATCTTAGGTGAAAAAGTTTACAGATCACTTGCTGAAATCCCATTTCCAATAGATATGGTAGACATATTCAGAGCAGCTAAAGCACTGGATGCTGTTGCTGATGCCTGTATTGCGAGAGGTGATGTAAAGGTTTTTTGGGCTCAAAAAGAGATAGTTAACAATGTTGCAGCACAAAAAGCAAAAGATGCAGGAATGAAAGCCGTACAAAATATGTGTACAATGATAGAGCACGAAGCACTAAAAGGTTAA
- a CDS encoding WD40 repeat domain-containing protein — protein sequence MKAIKEVNFKDAIIKIKILDDGKLLVVDSKTVVRFLDINSLSTISGFKGGISHLRFRNHVVDFSSDASYFTVLNASCSEALLFDAKTKKVLTKIDRHHGEVTCVAIEPKNKYMFSCGDDGKSYGIDIENKKIAFTLPVHVDAVNDIAFSENGQWVATASYDKKVQIFNMTMMARKHRLVAHGDPVMKVHFLSEHRLVSIDKKSSAIIWDYYTGKVITRLEGIHDDVLHITTSADGKFLFFGTQLGYILVYELESYKVLSKKYIKLTSSITALGFDKSTDQLMVGTQSGDLLFYSIYEGEEYIKEQLQVKDYEAIQRFVEKNPLLAYTKIYQLVINLWETTLKKAKLSLEAGDKQSAINLFKHFKNIPSKNSIMQKVMLEYEEFERFAMLAKQGKLALAYSLALKHPMYQDSKIYRSLEAGWRKAFTAAQKHAIDPKGADIARDILAPYRGITQKTKLIQELLTKSEVYKRFRVAIGQKDFRVAFELIKQHSFLKEFADYDALMNYADSLYIKSQKLLQDGDTHAAIKVLRILVDFSDFTLEVKELMRDIENKQKFYNAMEDGDAESAYNLLSINDELQDSEDGKLLQEEWNNDLLKANEYALEGNVKQLNEVLNKYMKISSKNNALANIYGWCYMAQLEKAVKNKKEQAVIENGIKNYILYFGLQDQIESFFHIFKKNYPATKLNLNLQTKGSISMWRASMIVKSILD from the coding sequence ATGAAAGCAATAAAAGAAGTAAATTTTAAAGACGCGATAATTAAGATTAAGATTCTTGATGATGGTAAGCTTTTAGTTGTTGATTCTAAAACAGTAGTTAGATTTTTAGATATCAACTCACTAAGTACTATCTCTGGATTTAAAGGTGGTATATCTCACTTAAGATTCAGAAATCATGTTGTAGATTTCAGCAGTGATGCCAGTTATTTTACAGTATTAAATGCTAGCTGTAGTGAAGCTCTTCTTTTCGATGCAAAAACCAAAAAAGTACTCACAAAGATTGATAGACACCATGGTGAGGTTACCTGTGTAGCTATTGAGCCTAAAAATAAATATATGTTTTCGTGCGGTGATGATGGAAAATCATATGGTATAGATATAGAAAATAAAAAAATTGCCTTTACTCTTCCAGTGCATGTTGATGCTGTTAATGATATAGCTTTTAGCGAAAATGGACAGTGGGTTGCAACTGCTAGTTATGATAAAAAAGTTCAAATATTCAACATGACAATGATGGCTAGAAAGCATAGACTGGTTGCGCATGGCGATCCTGTAATGAAAGTACATTTTTTAAGTGAACATAGACTTGTAAGTATAGATAAAAAAAGTAGTGCAATCATTTGGGATTATTACACTGGAAAAGTAATTACAAGACTTGAAGGTATCCATGATGATGTGTTACATATTACAACAAGTGCGGATGGTAAATTTCTATTTTTTGGTACTCAGCTTGGTTATATTCTAGTATATGAATTAGAGAGTTATAAGGTACTTTCAAAAAAATATATAAAACTAACTTCGTCTATTACAGCCCTTGGTTTTGATAAAAGCACTGATCAGTTAATGGTTGGAACTCAAAGTGGTGACTTGCTCTTTTATAGCATCTATGAAGGTGAAGAATATATAAAAGAACAACTGCAGGTTAAAGACTATGAAGCTATTCAAAGATTTGTTGAGAAAAATCCATTGTTAGCATATACAAAAATATATCAGCTTGTTATAAATTTGTGGGAAACAACACTCAAAAAAGCAAAGCTTTCTCTTGAAGCAGGTGACAAACAGAGTGCCATCAACCTTTTTAAACATTTTAAAAATATACCTTCTAAAAACTCTATTATGCAAAAAGTTATGCTTGAATATGAGGAATTTGAAAGATTTGCAATGCTTGCAAAACAGGGTAAATTAGCTCTTGCGTATTCTCTTGCTCTTAAGCATCCAATGTATCAAGACTCAAAAATTTACAGAAGCTTAGAAGCAGGTTGGAGAAAAGCATTTACAGCAGCCCAAAAACATGCTATTGATCCAAAGGGTGCTGATATAGCTCGTGATATCTTAGCTCCATATAGAGGAATAACACAAAAAACAAAACTAATACAAGAACTTTTAACAAAGAGTGAAGTGTATAAGCGTTTTCGTGTTGCTATTGGTCAAAAAGATTTTAGAGTTGCATTTGAACTTATCAAGCAACATTCATTTTTAAAAGAGTTCGCAGATTATGATGCATTGATGAACTATGCAGACTCACTATATATTAAAAGTCAAAAACTTCTTCAAGATGGTGATACTCACGCTGCTATAAAAGTTCTTAGAATATTGGTTGATTTTAGTGATTTTACTCTTGAAGTTAAAGAGTTGATGAGAGATATAGAGAATAAACAGAAGTTTTATAATGCTATGGAAGATGGTGATGCAGAATCTGCGTATAACCTTCTGTCAATAAATGATGAACTTCAAGATTCTGAAGATGGAAAGTTGCTGCAAGAAGAGTGGAATAATGATCTTTTAAAAGCAAATGAGTATGCACTTGAAGGCAATGTAAAACAATTAAATGAAGTGTTGAATAAATATATGAAGATCAGTTCTAAAAACAATGCTTTAGCAAACATATATGGTTGGTGCTACATGGCACAGCTTGAGAAAGCAGTGAAAAATAAAAAAGAGCAGGCTGTTATCGAAAATGGTATAAAAAACTATATTTTATACTTCGGATTACAAGATCAGATAGAGAGTTTTTTCCATATTTTTAAGAAAAATTATCCAGCTACTAAACTAAACTTAAATCTCCAGACAAAAGGCTCTATAAGCATGTGGAGAGCTTCTATGATTGTTAAGTCTATCTTAGATTAA
- a CDS encoding HD domain-containing phosphohydrolase — protein MHSQLINNYNILCVDDNQNNLFTLSALLENSGNINVIEALGAKAGLDKLLLEKIDLILLDVQMPEMNGFEVARLVKANRKTKDIPIIFVTAVFKSEEFIKEGFEIGAVDYLTKPIDDNQLLNKIMLYLEIFEKNHKIMQSEKKFVDIAQSIGDGIYTLDLNNKATFINNQALNKLGFDYRELMGKEIHDYIHYKDINNRPIKSSECKIHKAMISGEAYKDDNEYFIKKDGSFLSVSVLATPLYIDSEIVGSVTVFRDNTEKEKILTLEEEKIKNQEQIIHSMIDMIESRDSYTAGHTKRVAHYCELIATEMQYSKDDINLLKKAAWLHDIGKISTPDSVLLKPNRLNKVEYKLIQEHLSSGYEMLSKIDDYRVIADIMREHHEKYDGSGYPRGLKANAIMPLSRIMIVADAFDAMTTNRVYKPKKSLSVALQELEDLSAEHFHPEVVEASLKALANVDVSDDTSQLPKTSMEEHRFSYFYKDRLTDLFIIDYLSLILRYHLDSDSVYLYSVKLNNFTEYNRKFGWSNGDKFLIAFASFIDNLYDNTVVFRIEGDDFMILSEIKRATLKEDILKSNILKDTQLGLGVSEKYIENIRAKDEKTLSEEFKKDLS, from the coding sequence ATGCACAGTCAGTTAATAAATAACTACAACATCCTGTGTGTTGATGATAATCAGAATAACCTTTTTACACTAAGTGCACTGCTTGAAAATAGTGGCAATATTAATGTCATAGAGGCTTTGGGTGCAAAGGCAGGACTTGATAAGTTGCTTTTGGAAAAGATAGATCTTATTCTTCTTGATGTTCAGATGCCTGAGATGAACGGTTTTGAAGTAGCAAGGCTTGTAAAAGCAAATAGGAAAACAAAAGATATCCCTATTATCTTTGTAACAGCCGTCTTTAAAAGTGAAGAGTTCATAAAAGAGGGCTTTGAGATAGGGGCTGTTGATTATTTAACTAAGCCTATAGATGATAATCAACTACTAAATAAGATAATGCTTTATTTAGAGATATTTGAAAAAAATCATAAGATTATGCAGAGTGAGAAAAAGTTTGTTGACATAGCTCAAAGTATTGGTGATGGTATTTATACTCTAGACCTAAACAATAAAGCCACTTTTATAAATAATCAGGCACTTAATAAGCTTGGGTTTGACTACAGAGAACTTATGGGAAAAGAGATTCATGATTATATTCACTATAAAGACATTAATAATAGACCTATAAAATCCAGTGAGTGTAAAATTCATAAAGCGATGATAAGTGGTGAAGCTTATAAAGATGACAATGAATATTTTATAAAAAAAGACGGTAGCTTTTTATCTGTCTCAGTACTCGCTACACCACTGTATATAGACAGTGAAATTGTTGGATCAGTTACGGTCTTTAGAGATAACACAGAAAAAGAAAAGATTCTCACACTAGAAGAAGAGAAGATTAAAAATCAAGAGCAGATAATTCATTCTATGATTGATATGATTGAGTCTCGTGACTCCTATACAGCCGGTCATACAAAAAGAGTTGCACACTATTGTGAGCTTATTGCAACCGAGATGCAATACTCTAAAGATGATATAAATCTCTTAAAAAAAGCAGCTTGGTTACACGACATAGGAAAAATATCTACACCTGACAGTGTACTTCTTAAGCCAAACAGATTAAATAAAGTAGAATATAAACTTATTCAAGAACACTTATCAAGTGGTTATGAGATGCTAAGCAAGATAGATGACTATAGAGTTATTGCAGATATTATGAGGGAGCATCATGAAAAGTACGATGGAAGTGGATATCCAAGAGGTTTAAAGGCAAACGCTATTATGCCGCTAAGCCGGATTATGATAGTGGCAGATGCTTTTGATGCCATGACAACTAACAGAGTTTATAAGCCTAAGAAAAGTCTGTCAGTTGCACTTCAAGAACTTGAAGATTTAAGTGCTGAGCATTTTCATCCAGAAGTAGTTGAGGCTTCTTTAAAGGCACTGGCTAATGTAGATGTAAGTGATGATACTTCTCAACTTCCTAAGACATCTATGGAAGAGCATAGATTTTCTTACTTTTACAAAGACAGACTTACTGATCTTTTTATCATAGACTATCTCTCTTTGATTTTAAGATACCATTTAGATTCTGATTCTGTATATCTTTACAGTGTTAAGCTCAATAACTTTACTGAGTACAACAGAAAATTTGGCTGGTCAAATGGCGATAAATTTCTTATAGCTTTCGCAAGTTTTATAGATAATCTTTATGATAATACTGTTGTATTTAGAATAGAGGGTGATGACTTTATGATTTTGAGTGAGATCAAAAGAGCAACTTTAAAAGAAGATATTCTAAAAAGTAATATTTTAAAAGATACACAACTTGGTCTTGGTGTTAGTGAAAAATATATTGAAAATATTAGAGCAAAAGATGAGAAAACACTATCTGAAGAGTTTAAAAAAGACCTTAGTTAG
- a CDS encoding YqiA/YcfP family alpha/beta fold hydrolase — translation MIIYIHGFSGSGEGVKARAFREYFKNKGDSYIAPSLSYVPDLAIKTLEELIESYDGDVKLIGSSLGGFYSIYLANKYNLKAVLINPSIHPYITLKQVLGSAPSFYDESSFTWMESHIEMLEKYETKVQNQSDFMLLVQKGDELLDYKEAVDKLPEAKVLVEDGGSHGFDGIEKHFEGVSVFFSF, via the coding sequence ATGATTATTTATATTCATGGTTTTAGTGGAAGTGGAGAAGGTGTTAAAGCCAGAGCTTTTAGAGAGTATTTTAAAAATAAAGGTGATAGTTATATTGCTCCATCTTTGTCCTATGTTCCAGACTTGGCTATAAAAACTTTAGAAGAATTAATTGAGTCTTATGATGGAGATGTAAAGCTTATCGGCTCTTCTCTTGGTGGTTTCTACTCTATCTATTTAGCTAATAAGTATAACTTAAAAGCAGTTCTTATAAACCCTTCAATACACCCATATATAACACTTAAGCAAGTGCTCGGGAGTGCTCCTAGTTTTTATGATGAGAGCAGTTTTACGTGGATGGAGTCTCATATTGAGATGCTAGAAAAGTATGAAACAAAAGTACAAAACCAGAGTGACTTTATGCTTTTGGTTCAAAAAGGTGATGAGCTGCTTGACTATAAAGAAGCTGTAGATAAACTACCAGAAGCCAAGGTTCTTGTCGAAGATGGTGGAAGCCATGGATTTGACGGTATAGAGAAACATTTTGAGGGAGTAAGTGTCTTTTTCTCCTTTTGA